The Podospora pseudocomata strain CBS 415.72m chromosome 3, whole genome shotgun sequence genome window below encodes:
- a CDS encoding hypothetical protein (EggNog:ENOG503P8UN), which yields MKMRLLALLASASLITALVPPAIHNPEPMAGINLPREALPLITSAPNPLSPLSPRQDRPESPSPCFTEVVTTTTSCVAIGECTSGPHTSLVCHADYICRSDSQGNPSCMYRESSLGVAGTIIAICFAAALVISVFSICFLCCRERREQTRLEKAAEAQKLLKESKVASKRPNGRNVTGGVTGVGTEGSGYGSGNNGGDVGQQTGYAGAQGGQGNPFADSGEGALR from the coding sequence ATGAAAATgcgcctcctcgccctcctggCCTCAGCAAGCCTAATAACCGCCCTCGTTCCCCCCGCCATCCATAACCCCGAACCCATGGCTGgtatcaacctcccccgcgaagccctccccctcataaCCTCCGCGccaaaccccctttcccccctctcaccccgTCAAGACCGCCCCgagtccccctccccctgctTCACAGAAGTAgtcacaaccacaacctcctgcGTCGCGATCGGCGAGTGCACCTCGGGCCCACACACCAGTCTGGTCTGCCACGCAGACTACATCTGCCGGTCCGACTCCCAAGGCAACCCCTCCTGCATGTACCGGGAGTCCTCCCTCGGCGTAGCAGGCACAATCATCGCCATTTGCTTCGCCGCCGCGCTCGTGATCTCCGTCTTTAGCATCTGTTTCCTCTGCTgcagggagaggagggagcagaCTCGTCTCGaaaaggcggccgaggcgcAGAAGTTGTTGAAGGAGTCAAAAGTTGCGAGTAAGAGGCCGAATGGGAGGAATGTAACCGGGGGAGTGACGGGTGTTGGGACGGAGGGGAGTGGGTATGGGAGTGGGAATAATGGGGGTGATGTGGGACAGCAGACGGGTTATGCTGGCGCACAGGGGGGGCAGGGGAATCCGTTTGCTGAttctggggagggggccttGAGGTGA
- the NST1 gene encoding Stress response protein nst1 (COG:Z; EggNog:ENOG503NU72), producing the protein MKGNRNPAPPVAASAASQSPSAKGTAKYTNKDGSKFITVPKGSTPVESSQPSPTCASPTPPAPPAVNRKKQKRREKAAAKAAAEQQHQAQTGQPSNGTLSGPQPPQGQPSADVEQHEDEDEEEADAGQDSRDQNQQPPNGTPNGQPAKSKKAKKKKKKNNNAAGASADGSVNGNHVDHRPPPTSHINGRGMSKEKIWNTSSQEERERIKEFWLGLDEVQRKNLVKVEKDAVLKKMKEQQKQTCSCSVCGRKRTAIEEELEGLYDAYYEELEHYANHPHTTSNSSLLSRHHSISFSSIPPNLPHGLPSGPRYTHQPSHGRILEHVDDDADEDEEGEGEEVDYEGEEGEEEYSEEELEDEEEDDEEYSDDEHDPSELHRTEYASDFFNFGNSLTVQGTGNNAYGSSSIGGILTVADDLLKNDGRKFIEMMEQLAERRMATQERVLHPGEQDYEHTNGDRYSHSHPPPDPDDEEEDYEEDEDYEEDEEEYDSQEEEEDPMTDEQRMEEGRRMFQIFAARMFEQRVLTAYREKVAKERQAKLLEEIEAENQQDAQRKAKKAKEAQRRKDRAARKKEALAEEKARKEAEKAAEEAARKEEEERKQAEAKQRAEEKRKRREAQKKAEEEERLRKEAERQRKIHEREENERKAREAKEREKKAREEARLREKEQKEREARERREQQERDKREKEAKAKAERESREQAKETKEKRKKEERAAQKAAAIAATAAAAMAPSVTLPKRPAQQSATAIPALAQSSASFASPLITVATPALPMAPTPVRPRQPSQQESSGIQTSGVGFPPGIAPSHSQSPHPLTPIQASPGPIGPPSKSGLTGPNLFGGQASQHAASPLSAQPSKPVPMHPSPFGMPMGGGGSMPFPPGLGQMPPPGFGSPMHRDPPFSPMNAFRPPPGIVSIPPGLSGPGPNRGFPLHQHHPPGFPGPLDSPVPPMAHLMGPAGMQSNGGTTHSRQGSGSHESGGPQPISKPTPIGRPASVVHGQRPSSSSPSRDFSRNDPDTHLGSSALLDDGDDPIDFAGRPVRFPTASSLPRPGGFGAFGMDPMFPSHPNPWGPQPFGMPPQSHPFPPGPPPGFGVPSPVGSSWGPPPGASFGIPGVLERPTEPRHLTLRKMMRKACEDLGEHDTQAAEGRTGFIPLADIKAQVDRLHINGPPVNFDELLMICETEGNEVNGGGIFELREENGNKSIQYFLNNDRARPQGVLRTVGYHPGSPTNGGGLG; encoded by the exons ATGAAGGGCAATCGGAACCCGGCCCCGCCAGTTGCTGCTAGTGCAGCTTCTCAGTCGCCTTCGGCGAAGGGGACAGCCAAGTACACCAACAAGGATGGTTCCAAGTTCATCACAGTACCTAAAGGCAGCACGCCCGTAGAATCTTCCcaaccttctccaacatGTGCCTCCCCGACGCCACCTGCTCCACCAGCGGTGAACaggaagaagcagaaaaggCGCGAAAAGGCTGCGGCCAAGGCCGCTGCTGagcaacagcaccaagcACAGACTGGTCAGCCTTCAAATGGGACTCTCAGTGGTCCACAGCCACCTCAAGGCCAACCCTCGGCCGATGTCGAACAGCatgaagacgaggacgaagaggaagcgGATGCTGGTCAAGACTCTCGagaccaaaaccaacaacctccaaacGGGACTCCTAACGGGCAGCCTGCGAAATCGAAGAAGgcgaaaaaaaagaagaagaaaaacaatAATGCTGCAGGGGCGAGTGCTGACGGGTCGGTGAATGGCAACCACGTTGATCACCGTCCCCCACCAACGTCACATATCAACGGCCGAGGGATGTCGAAGGAAAAGATTTGGAACACCAGCTCTCAAGAGGAGCGGGAGCGAATCAAGGAATTCTGGCTTGGACTAGACGAGGTGCAGCGCAAGAACCTAGTCAAGGTCGAAAAAGATGCGGTtctcaagaagatgaaggagcagcagaagcaaacTTGCAGTTGCTCGGTTTGCgggaggaaaaggacggCGATTGAGGAAGAATTGGAAGGGCTCTATGACGCCTATTATGAAGAACTGGAGCACTATGCGAACCATCCTCATACGACCAGTAACTCCTCACTACTTAGTCGCCACCACTCGATTAGTTTTTCGTCTATCCCACCTAATCTACCACACGGTCTTCCAAGCGGGCCGAGATACACCCATCAACCATCTCACGGTCGAATTTTGGAGCACGTCGACGACGATgcggacgaggatgaagaaggcgagggcgaggaagtcGACtatgaaggggaagagggggaggaggaatacAGCGAagaagagttggaggatgaggaagaagacgacgaggaatACAGCGACGATGAGCACGACCCATCCGAACTGCACCGAACCGAATACGCTTCCGACTTCTTCAATTTCGGAAATAGCCTGACAGTGCAGG GGACTGGCAATAACGCTTATGGCTCCTCTTCTATAGGCGGCATCCTGACCGTGGCCGACGACTTGCTCAAAAATGACGGTAGAAAATTCATTGAGATGATGGAACAGCTTGCCGAGCGGCGCATGGCCACTCAAGAGCGGGTGCTGCATCCTGGTGAGCAAGACTACGAGCACACGAATGGCGACCGCTACAGCCACAGCCACCCCCCGCCCGATcctgatgacgaggaggaggactatgaagaggatgaggactatgaagaagacgaggaggagtacgacagccaagaagaggaagag GATCCCATGACTGATGAGCAGCGCATGGAAGAGGGCCGTCGGATGTTCCAAATATTTGCTGCTCGCATGTTTGAACAGCGAGTACTCACAGCCTATCGGGAGAAGGTTGCCAAAGAGCGTCAAGCCAAGCTtctggaggagattgaggctGAGAACCAACAAGATGCCCAGCGTaaagccaagaaggccaaggaggcccAGCGACGCAAAGATAGAGCGGCCCGGAAGAAGGAAGCTCTAGCTGAGGAGAAAGCTCGCAAGGAGGCCGAAAAGGCTGCCGAAGAAGCCGCGCGtaaagaggaagaagaacgcAAGCAGGCCGAGGCGAAGCAGAGAGCAGAGGAGAAGCGGAAGCGAAGAGAGGCTCAAAAGaaggctgaagaggaggaacggCTACGCAAGGAGGCTGAGCGACAACGCAAGATTCACGAGCGGGAAGAAAATGAACGCAAAGCTCGTGAAGCTAAGGAACGCGAGAAAAAGGCGCGCGAAGAGGCTCGACTCAGGGAAAAGGAGCAGAAAGAGCGAGAAGCTCGTGAAAGACGAGAACAGCAAGAGCGTGATAAGCGTgagaaggaggccaaggccaaagCAGAGCGTGAATCTAGAGAACAGgccaaggagaccaaggagaagcgcaaaaaggaagagagggcAGCTCAAAAAGCTGCAGCTATTGCggcgactgctgctgctgcaatgGCCCCTTCTGTTACGCTTCCCAAACGTCCAGCCCAGCAGTCCGCGACAGCTATTCCAGCTCTGGCACAGTCGTCAGCCTCGTTTGCGTCTCCACTAATCACGGTAGCTACACCAGCCTTGCCGATGGCCCCTACACCAGTTCGTCCTCGTCAGCCCTCTCAGCAGGAAAGCTCAGGCATCCAGACATCAGGTGTTGGTTTTCCACCCGGGATCGCTCCGAGCCATAGTCAATCACCTCATCCCCTGACGCCGATACAGGCTAGTCCAGGCCCCATTGGCCCACCAAGTAAGTCGGGACTCACAGGTCCAAACCTATTCGGCGGGCAAGCATCACAACACGCTGCGTCACCTTTGAGCGCGCAGCCCAGCAAGCCAGTACCGATGCATCCGAGTCCGTTTGGTATGCCcatgggcggcggcggcagtaTGCCGTTTCCTCCTGGCTTGGGCCAGATGCCGCCACCTGGATTTGGTAGTCCAATGCATCGTGATCCACCATTTTCACCCATGAATGCCTTTAGACCTCCTCCTGGGATTGTATCAATACCTCCTGGACTAAGCGGTCCTGGTCCTAACCGAGGATTTCCACTACACCAGCATCACCCGCCTGGCTTTCCTGGACCGTTGGACTCGCCTGTCCCTCCAATGGCTCATCTGATGGGGCCGGCAGGTATGCAAAGCAATGGCGGTACCACGCATTCCCGCCAAGGTTCTGGCAGTCATGAGAGTGGCGGACCGCAACCCATCTCAAAGCCGACACCAATAGGACGCCCAGCCAGTGTTGTCCATGGCCAACGACCGTCAAGCTCTTCCCCTTCTAGGGACTTTTCGAGGAATGATCCGGACACGCACTTGGGAAGCAGTGCTCTACTAGATGACGGAGATGACCCGATCGACTTTGCTGGTCGTCCGGTGAGATTCCCAACCGCATCATCATTGCCACGACCTGGAGGATTTGGTGCTTTTGGAATGGACCCCATGTTCCCCAGTCATCCAAACCCTTGGGGACCGCAACCATTCGGCATGCCACCTCAGTCGCATCCTTTCCCCCCAGGACCTCCTCCTGGTTTTGGCGTGCCTAGCCCAGTAGGTTCCTCATGGGGTCCCCCTCCAGGAGCCAGCTTTGGCATACCAGGTGTTCTCGAGCGGCCTACTGAGCCACGCCACCTAACTCTCCGCAAGATGATGCGCAAGGCATGCGAGGACTTAGGTGAGCACGACACTCAAGCGGCCGAGGGGCGAACGGGATTCATCCCACTGGCGGACATCAAAGCCCAGGTTGACCGACTGCACATCAACGGACCCCCGGTAAATTTCGACGAACTGCTCATGATCTGCGAGACTGAAGGCAACGAGGTGAATGGAGGTGGCATCTTTGAGCTTCGCGAAGAGAATGGGAACAAGTCGATCCAGTACTTCCTGAATAATGATCGGGCAAGACCGCAGGGGGTTCTCAGGACAGTTGGGTATCATCCGGGCAGTCCAACCAATGGCGGTGGGCTGGGGTAA
- the RHO2 gene encoding Rho GTPase (EggNog:ENOG503NVG7; COG:S): protein MAAMQESGQHQTAIRRKLVIIGDGACGKTSLLSVFTLGFFPTVSPPGLIRASSIPTVFENYVTDCKVDGKNVQLALWDTAGQEDYERLRPLAYSKAHVILIGFSIDTPDSLDNVKHKWVTEAQERCPEVPIILVGLKKDLRDDPVAIEEMRKKSQRFITPTEGEHAAKEIGARKYLECSSLTGEGVDDVFEAATRASLLMFEKSEGGGCCVIL from the exons ATGGCCGCCATGCAAGAATCCGGACAGCACCAGACTGCCATCCGAAG GAAGCTCGTTATCATCGGAGACGGTGCTTGCGGTAAAACCAGTTTGCTGAGCGTATTCaccctcggcttcttccccACAGTAAGCCCTCCTGGACTGATCCGCGCTTCGTCg ATTCCAACCGTTTTCGAAAACTACGTGACCGACTGCAAAGTAGACGGCAAGAACGTACAACTCGCCCTCTGGGATACCGCCGGCCAGGAAGACTACGAGCGGTTACGGCCGCTAGCATACTCCAAAGCACACGTCATCCTGATAGGCTTTTCCATCGACACGCCAGATTCACTCGATAATGTTAAACACAAG TGGGTGACAGAAGCACAAGAGAGGTGTCCCGAGGTGCCGATCATCCTGGTAGGACTGAAGAAGGATCTCCGCGACGACCCAGTCGCCATTGAAGAGATGCGGAAGAAATCGCAGAGATTTATCACGCCGACCGAGGGCGAGCATGCCGCGAAAGAAATCGGCGCGCGCAAGTACCTCGAGTGCTCGAGTTTGACgggcgagggcgtcgatgATGTGTTTGAGGCGGCCACGAGAGCGTCGCTGCTCATGTTTGAGAAGAGCGAGGGGGGCGGCTGCTGTGTCATTTTATGA
- a CDS encoding hypothetical protein (EggNog:ENOG503P4EX; COG:S) → MSTKTFLPSLRALTTRLFTRPPPLSTQQCRPLTTTPPSLALSKSSIAKLGPGSKPGKGSSSANKNQPTRRSKKKGEVVRDPRMINLLRHFAILSPQRIPAPLRMARNRYLRHWTIHRAWLLFRRQQREARERNWMRQYQSMNRACEELRLTSGPGTREEGYLFRMAMEKKGVYGLKGVPIEYARAQTETPARVPWDHEWKRD, encoded by the coding sequence ATGTCAACCAagaccttcctcccctccctcaggGCCCTCACAACCCGCCTCTTCAcccgcccaccccccctctccacccaacAGTGCCGCCCcctaaccaccacccccccaagcctcgccctctccaaatcctccatcGCCAAACTCGGCCCCGGCTCCAAACCAGGCAAgggctcctcctcagccaacaaaaaccaaccaacccgccGCTCCAAGAAGAAAGGAGAAGTAGTCCGCGACCCCCGCAtgatcaacctcctccgccacttcgccatcctctcccctcaacgcatccccgcccccctccgcaTGGCCCGCAACCGCTACCTCCGCCACTGGACCATCCACCGCGCCTGGCTCCTCTttcgccgccagcagcgcgagGCCCGCGAGAGGAACTGGATGAGGCAGTACCAGTCCATGAACCGCGCCTGCGAGGAGCTGAGGCTGACGAGCGGGCCAGGGACGAGGGAGGAAGGGTATCTGTTTAGGAtggcgatggagaagaagggcgttTACGGGCTCAAGGGGGTGCCGATTGAGTATGCTAGGGCGCAGACGGAGACGCCGGCGAGGGTGCCGTGGGATCATGAGTGGAAGAGGGATTGA